The following are from one region of the Paenibacillus sp. KS-LC4 genome:
- the ypeB gene encoding germination protein YpeB, which produces MVYKRISAVLFPIAAILLVGSLYWGYQEHQEKNTVLMKAENQYQRAFHDLTYHVDKLHEQLGHTLAVNSTSQAYHRKGLVNVWRLTSQAQNEINQLPLSMLPFDKAEDFLSRISNFAYKTSVRDLTKQPLSEDEFKTLKTLYASSKDISQDLQSMQEKVLSNHLRWMDVELSLAAQQAKGDQTIVDGFKGVDKKVSEYPEINWGPSVSSMYEKRTISMLSGKQVTPDEIKQRAIKFAGKKGEGKSVRIEENGKGTEYASYSAVLSEHKSGNAIHMDFSQKGGQLIAYMDPREIGEKQLSAEQARAAAEKFLKEHGFNDMQAVSYDVYDNAGTFSFVGNQGDVLIYPDKLTIKVALDNGDIAALQANEYVFEHHKRTLPKAGISKADARKALNPQMKVSKEQMALIKNDDGNEVLCYEYTGRINDSDYRIYINADSGMEESIEVLSSLDKVASSGK; this is translated from the coding sequence ATGGTTTATAAACGGATTAGCGCGGTGTTGTTCCCGATTGCTGCGATTTTGCTGGTCGGTTCGCTCTATTGGGGCTATCAGGAGCATCAGGAGAAAAACACGGTTTTGATGAAGGCGGAAAATCAGTATCAACGGGCGTTCCATGATTTAACCTACCATGTGGATAAGCTGCATGAGCAGCTTGGTCATACATTAGCCGTTAATTCCACATCACAAGCTTATCATCGAAAAGGGCTCGTTAACGTATGGCGGCTAACAAGCCAGGCACAGAACGAAATCAACCAGCTTCCGCTTTCGATGCTTCCATTTGACAAGGCGGAGGACTTTTTGTCGCGGATATCCAATTTTGCTTATAAAACTTCCGTTCGCGATTTGACTAAGCAGCCGCTTTCTGAGGATGAATTCAAAACTCTCAAAACGCTGTATGCCAGCTCAAAGGATATTTCACAAGATTTGCAGAGCATGCAGGAAAAAGTGCTCTCGAATCATTTGCGCTGGATGGATGTCGAGCTGTCATTGGCTGCGCAGCAGGCCAAAGGCGACCAGACGATTGTGGACGGCTTCAAGGGAGTCGATAAAAAGGTAAGCGAGTATCCGGAAATCAACTGGGGTCCTTCGGTGTCGAGCATGTACGAGAAGCGCACAATTAGTATGCTGAGTGGCAAACAGGTAACGCCGGATGAAATTAAGCAGCGCGCTATCAAGTTTGCCGGCAAAAAAGGCGAGGGCAAAAGCGTACGCATAGAGGAGAATGGCAAAGGCACGGAATATGCTTCGTATTCCGCAGTATTGTCCGAGCATAAGTCCGGTAATGCGATTCATATGGATTTTTCACAAAAGGGTGGTCAATTGATCGCTTATATGGATCCTCGCGAAATTGGAGAGAAGCAGCTAAGTGCCGAGCAAGCCCGGGCTGCGGCCGAAAAATTTTTGAAAGAGCATGGCTTTAATGACATGCAGGCGGTCAGCTATGACGTCTATGATAATGCGGGAACGTTCAGCTTCGTCGGCAATCAAGGCGATGTGCTGATTTACCCGGACAAGCTGACGATTAAGGTTGCCCTTGATAATGGAGATATAGCGGCTTTGCAGGCGAATGAATATGTTTTCGAGCATCATAAGCGGACGCTGCCTAAGGCAGGCATCTCCAAAGCAGACGCGCGCAAGGCGCTGAATCCACAAATGAAAGTGTCGAAAGAGCAGATGGCGCTGATCAAAAACGATGATGGCAATGAAGTGTTATGCTATGAATATACGGGCCGGATCAACGATAGTGATTACCGTATTTACATCAATGCCGATAGCGGCATGGAAGAATCCATTGAAGTTTTGTCTTCGCTTGATAAAGTGGCAAGTTCCGGTAAATAA